From Apis mellifera strain DH4 linkage group LG5, Amel_HAv3.1, whole genome shotgun sequence, the proteins below share one genomic window:
- the LOC408834 gene encoding beclin-1-like protein isoform X2: MGELEPQTGSMEHLVPPFKLTESANGTNGFMLVGDSGETESLSHHLKVRATLFDILSSSSSADHPLCDECTDSLLLLMDQQLRMTEGEWSDYNEYLKKLEIEQQHQGHEDIEMETLTKELQDVKSEEERMISELEALRKEEIATRNAIAQQERERERLQSEEERYWKEYSKHKRDLILAEDEYRSLECQLAYAASQLERLKKTNVFNATFHIWHSGHFGTINSFRLGRLPSAPVDWSEINAAWGQTTLLLTALARKMNLTFKRFRLVPFGNHSYIEALDQHRELPLYGSGGFKFLWDTKFDAAMVAFLDCLQQFKEQVEKGDSGFCLPYRMDRGKIEDSATGNSYSIKIQFNSEEQWTKALKFLLTNLKWGLAWVSSQFTKDEAEH, from the exons ATGGGTGAATTAGAACCTCAAACTGGAAGTATGGAACATTTAGTACCTCCATTTAAATTAACTGAATCTGCAAATGGAACTAATGGATTCATGTTAGTTGGTGACTCTGGGGAAACAGAAAGTTTGAGCCATCATTTAAag GTACGGGCAacattatttgatattctCAGTAGCAGTAGCTCTGCTGATCATCCACTCTGTGATGAATGTACAGATAGTCTTTTATTACTAATGGATCAACAATTAAGAATGACTGAAGGAGAATGGTCAGAttacaatgaatatttaaaaaaattagaaatagaacAACAACATCAAGGCCATGAAGATATAGAAATGGAAACTCTTACCAAAGAATTGCAAGATGTGAAatcagaagaagaaagaatgatAAGTGAATTAGAGGCattgagaaaagaagaaattgcaaCTAGAAATGCTATAGCTCaacaagaaagagaaagggaaagattACAAagtgaagaagaaagatattgGAAGGAATATTCAAAACACAAAAGAGATCTTATATTGGCAGAAGATGAATACCGTAG tttgGAATGTCAATTAGCTTATGCTGCTTCACAACTAGAAAGATTGAAGAAAACAAACGTTTTCAATGCTACATTTCATATATGGCATTCAGGACATTTTGGAACTATAAATTCATTCCGGTTAGGCAGATTACCAAGTGCACCAGTGGATTGGAGTGAAATAAATGCTGCTTGGGGACAAACAACTTTACTGTTAACAGCTCTTGCTAGAAAAATGAATCTCACATTTAAACGTTTTCGTCTAGTGCCATTTGGTAATCATAGTTATATCGAAGCTTTAGATCAACACAGAGAACTTCCATTGTATGGAAGTGGaggattcaaatttttatgggATACAAAGTTTGATGCAGCAATGGTAGCATTTCTcgattgtttacaacaattcAAGGAACAGGTAGAAAAAGGAGACAGTGGATTTTGTCTTCCATATAGAATGGATCGtggaaaaatagaagattCTGCAACAggaaattcttattctatcaa aattcaatttaattcagaAGAGCAATGGACCAaggcattaaaatttttgttaactaatttaaaatgGGGTCTTGCTTGGGTTAGCTCCCAGTTTACAAAAGATGAGGCtgaacattaa
- the LOC100577015 gene encoding uncharacterized protein LOC100577015: MSCFGGRDEQIYIIEILIHKLTLSKSKIKDLGDFPIAVKVQFLDFSVFEITRDEFYSVKPPPPTEDGTFYFMVGRSCLFIKHPKDLVTELQSQNIKVGVFRVGDSYPMAETEITLPGCMCDQVAMALNDPQNLPKPFMVKGSFNLLDPGENPSGSLEMEMRLSCLGRSIMTHYELHPKYFTFRNNGQEREFCVRRLLPPSYYPEGEAKEVTEYLEKTTIDEVKGKVKEEAAKKKKERKGRGRGRGRGR, from the coding sequence ATGTCCTGCTTCGGTGGCCGCGACGAGCAGATCTACATAATCGAAATACTGATCCACAAGTTGACACTGAGCAAGAGCAAGATCAAAGATCTCGGCGATTTTCCAATAGCGGTGAAGGTTCAATTCCTCGATTTCTCGGTGTTCGAAATCACGAGGGACGAGTTTTACTCGGTGAAACCGCCGCCACCGACCGAGGACGGCACGTTCTATTTCATGGTGGGCAGAAGTTGCCTGTTTATAAAACATCCGAAGGATCTGGTAACGGAATTGCAATCGCAGAACATAAAGGTCGGCGTGTTTCGCGTCGGAGACTCGTACCCGATGGCCGAGACCGAGATAACGTTGCCCGGCTGTATGTGCGACCAAGTGGCGATGGCCCTAAACGATCCCCAGAATCTGCCGAAACCGTTCATGGTGAAAGGTAGTTTCAATCTGTTGGACCCCGGCGAGAATCCGTCGGGAAGTTTGGAAATGGAAATGCGACTGTCGTGTTTGGGCCGATCGATCATGACCCACTACGAGCTTCACCCCAAATACTTCACGTTCAGGAATAACGGGCAGGAAAGGGAGTTCTGCGTCAGACGACTGCTACCGCCCAGTTATTATCCGGAGGGCGAGGCCAAGGAGGTGACAGAGTATCTGGAGAAAACGACGATTGACGAGGTGAAGGGGAAGGTGAAGGAGGAAGcggcgaagaaaaagaaggaaaggaaggggagggggagggggaggggacgcGGCAGATGA
- the LOC107964493 gene encoding uncharacterized protein LOC107964493, whose translation MAQKRRTVKSKGEQLYMLEILVDKVTLNSQVPDINVENLIVHVRFIDLPECEISVPQLNDDSQDDEKSMVNSKYKKSCLFSKTPSCLIRALRWSPLYMDVYHKDVKSPQKSDFLGMTKISLPPCLCKQIADNQKKSNDSCMVKDTFDLIDYSGKESGTITVTLKLSCFGSSIVEQFSLTGKSFTLEDSPLQKFLCPYIYPESLKEEEDPKEEDPHKPILKRPDSPLRIPIEDPAFKTLTMAEKLNDPKYRELIYKAYPDEPTCCCQPKDRSNHPMICPSGCTYPCCIKLRNPDILFNEENKREDPLIDTYCVNNSLSALYKLKQLESSYDMQIPNMESTKENRFNTYCMNTLHFPIEQNHTCCNPTRLKGGGDVEQIYLDPTSLRWNNYDNEYNLYNEKNNEIRLEGGGGEDKEMSSCSCSGSPVSVPLRKTLSKDNDVVAIFDACVPRPTTTGATPTCICPGKDTKWPRGAAKCMKSPCMGIDCLIRAFKDAQDFVDSIGKVPGLPGLGLMDPSESPYFGRDIDKDYMPVQERPAPKKKGAQAIPTTPTTPTCTAPCSIPTKPPEDIRAHLTSYTHTAPRPVTVPPRLGIVREAIPVLPEGGLTVAPTLKHRKKEDKKEEKSEKQKEIEATSSAVIEAEVGPCGEPRCKSRRKKPSDNSSVILSSTHISAKVRTDKKRSPVSKSKHKSKKEVKYSTKRLGKSKYDNMTDVQKDMSLIASRQQVGGAKMMGRDKRGKMLGPGGDRTVAPHPPIPISRRVTRYVYFVGDFYPGINFGHRDCIDIPMRVPANMGWLWNTMATAGKLKPRIGWRPGAIGRYLYEMLQDAKELTMEELEYEKGKPEIEEKERKPKGKIDRGRIDRGKIDRGKIDRKGVKIMERARSLPSRQKSPMRRPRTGRTISYQSMQKQTKMEGEEEGPEAPPTLHIHRKDGTYYVTMYPIKQETSTEPTLSTPMKPLQFKIVKNKDDDTDATSSTASDMEIEFSPPAAVTRYRKKPDVVHVDTQVRQQEIIDAFKAEEFKKKSRRGVRREKKLKKESKTFVKK comes from the coding sequence ATGGCTCAGAAAAGGAGAACCGTGAAATCCAAGGGAGAACAGCTTTACATGCTCGAGATATTGGTCGATAAAGTGACTTTAAATTCTCAAGTACCGGATAtcaatgttgaaaatttaatcgtcCACGTAAGGTTCATCGATTTGCCGGAATGCGAGATAAGCGTCCCACAACTTAATGACGATAGTCAGGATGATGAAAAATCAATGGTAaactctaaatataaaaaatcgtgTTTATTTTCCAAAACGCCTAGCTGCCTTATCAGGGCTTTGAGATGGTCGCCGCTATACATGGACGTGTACCACAAAGATGTCAAATCCCCGCAGAAGAGTGATTTTTTGGGAATGACGAAAATATCTTTGCCACCCTGTTTGTGTAAACAAATCGCAGATAATCAAAAGAAATCGAACGATTCGTGCATGGTAAAAGATACCTTCGATCTGATCGATTATAGCGGGAAAGAATCTGGTACTATAACCGTAACTCTAAAATTATCATGTTTCGGAAGCTCCATCGTCGAACAATTTTCTCTCACTGGAAAATCCTTTACGCTCGAGGATTCGCCGTTACAAAAGTTTCTGTGCCCGTATATTTATCCAGAAAGTttaaaggaagaggaagatcCGAAGGAGGAAGATCCGCACAAACCGATACTGAAACGTCCTGACTCGCCTCTACGCATTCCGATCGAGGATCCCGCGTTCAAGACCCTAACCATGGCCGAAAAGCTCAACGATCCCAAGTATCgagaattaatatacaaagcTTATCCGGACGAGCCGACTTGCTGCTGCCAGCCCAAAGATCGTTCCAACCATCCTATGATATGCCCTTCGGGTTGCACTTATCCTTGCTgtataaaattgagaaatccCGATATATTATTCAACGAGGAGAACAAACGCGAAGATCCGTTGATCGATACTTACTGCGTGAACAACAGCCTGTCCGCTTTGTACAAATTAAAGCAGCTAGAATCTTCCTACGACATGCAAATTCCCAACATGGAATCTACCAAGGAAAATCGATTCAACACGTATTGCATGAACACTTTACACTTTCCGATCGAACAAAATCACACGTGTTGCAATCCGACCAGGCTGAAAGGTGGTGGAGACGTAGAGCAGATATATCTCGATCCGACTAGCCTTAGATGGAACAATTACGACAATGAATACAATTTGtacaacgaaaaaaataacgaaattcgACTGGAAGGGGGTGGCGGTGAGGATAAAGAAATGAGCAGTTGCAGCTGTTCCGGTTCGCCTGTCTCGGTACCTCTTCGAAAAACATTGTCCAAGGATAACGACGTGGTAGCCATTTTCGACGCATGCGTGCCTCGACCAACAACGACCGGGGCGACACCTACTTGCATTTGCCCTGGAAAGGATACCAAGTGGCCGAGAGGGGCCGCCAAGTGTATGAAATCGCCGTGCATGGGGATAGATTGTTTGATCAGGGCATTCAAAGATGCTCAAGATTTCGTTGACTCTATTGGAAAAGTGCCAGGATTGCCAGGACTCGGTTTAATGGATCCATCCGAGAGCCCGTATTTCGGCAGAGACATCGACAAAGATTATATGCCCGTGCAGGAACGGCCGGCACCAAAGAAGAAGGGTGCACAAGCAATACCGACAACACCGACAACTCCTACTTGTACAGCACCGTGTAGCATTCCAACCAAACCCCCCGAAGATATTCGTGCTCATCTCACCTCTTACACGCATACGGCTCCCCGACCAGTCACTGTGCCGCCACGGTTGGGAATCGTCCGCGAGGCAATACCTGTTTTACCGGAGGGAGGTTTAACAGTCGCACCTACGTTAAAACATAGGAAGAAGGAGGacaagaaagaggagaaatcAGAGAAACAGAAGGAGATCGAAGCGACGTCGTCTGCTGTGATTGAAGCGGAGGTGGGTCCTTGCGGTGAACCGAGATGCaaatcgaggagaaaaaagcCCTCGGATAATAGTAGCGTGATCTTGAGTAGCACTCATATCTCCGCCAAGGTACGGACGGACAAAAAGCGTAGCCCTGTCTCGAAATCTAAGCATAAATCGAAGAAAGAGGTTAAATATTCTACGAAACGTCTCGGGAAATCCAAGTATGACAATATGACCGATGTTCAAAAAGACATGTCACTTATAGCTAGTCGTCAACAAGTAGGCGGTGCTAAAATGATGGGTCGTGATAAGAGAGGAAAAATGCTAGGACCAGGTGGAGATCGCACTGTTGCCCCGCATCCGCCGATTCCGATTAGCAGGCGAGTAACGCGTTACGTTTACTTCGTTGGCGATTTTTATCCTGGTATCAATTTTGGCCACAGAGATTGTATCGATATACCTATGAGAGTTCCCGCCAACATGGGTTGGTTGTGGAACACGATGGCCACGGCGGGAAAATTAAAACCGCGAATCGGTTGGAGACCGGGCGCTATCGGCCGTTATTTGTACGAAATGTTGCAAGATGCGAAAGAGCTTACTATGGAAGAACTGGAGTATGAGAAAGGAAAACCGGAGATTGAGGAGAAAGAGCGAAAAcctaaaggaaaaattgatcgTGGCAGGATTGATCGTGGAAAGATCGATCGtggaaagatcgatcgaaaaggaGTAAAAATAATGGAACGGGCAAGATCTTTGCCCTCGAGGCAGAAGAGCCCTATGAGACGACCCAGAACGGGAAGAACTATAAGTTATCAATCCATGCAGAAACAAACGAAGatggaaggagaggaagaaggacCAGAAGCTCCACCGACTTTGCATATCCATAGAAAAGATGGCACTTATTACGTAACGATGTATCCTATTAAACAAGAAACGAGTACTGAGCCAACTTTGTCTACACCGATGAAACCGCTTCAATTTAAGATCGTAAAGAACAAAGACGATGATACAGACGCGACTAGTTCGACGGCATCCGATATGGAGATCGAATTCTCTCCTCCCGCGGCGGTTACCAGGTATCGCAAAAAACCTGATGTCGTTCATGTCGATACTCAAGTTCGTCAACAGGAAATTATAGATGCGTTTAAAGCGGAAGAGTTTAAGAAAAAGAGCAGAAGAGGTgtgagaagggaaaaaaaattaaagaaagagtCTAAgacttttgttaaaaaatag
- the LOC408834 gene encoding beclin-1-like protein isoform X1: MVDIKSNVSFACQRCLQPLRLDPSFYHLGEHTLAELSLPIQQQVMGELEPQTGSMEHLVPPFKLTESANGTNGFMLVGDSGETESLSHHLKVRATLFDILSSSSSADHPLCDECTDSLLLLMDQQLRMTEGEWSDYNEYLKKLEIEQQHQGHEDIEMETLTKELQDVKSEEERMISELEALRKEEIATRNAIAQQERERERLQSEEERYWKEYSKHKRDLILAEDEYRSLECQLAYAASQLERLKKTNVFNATFHIWHSGHFGTINSFRLGRLPSAPVDWSEINAAWGQTTLLLTALARKMNLTFKRFRLVPFGNHSYIEALDQHRELPLYGSGGFKFLWDTKFDAAMVAFLDCLQQFKEQVEKGDSGFCLPYRMDRGKIEDSATGNSYSIKIQFNSEEQWTKALKFLLTNLKWGLAWVSSQFTKDEAEH, encoded by the exons ATGGTTGATATAAAGAGTAATGTAAGTTTTGCGTGTCAACGATGTCTACAACCTCTCAGATTAGATCCAAGTTTTTATCATCTGGGAGAACATACTTTAGCTGAACTTTCAC ttccCATCCAACAACAAGTGATGGGTGAATTAGAACCTCAAACTGGAAGTATGGAACATTTAGTACCTCCATTTAAATTAACTGAATCTGCAAATGGAACTAATGGATTCATGTTAGTTGGTGACTCTGGGGAAACAGAAAGTTTGAGCCATCATTTAAag GTACGGGCAacattatttgatattctCAGTAGCAGTAGCTCTGCTGATCATCCACTCTGTGATGAATGTACAGATAGTCTTTTATTACTAATGGATCAACAATTAAGAATGACTGAAGGAGAATGGTCAGAttacaatgaatatttaaaaaaattagaaatagaacAACAACATCAAGGCCATGAAGATATAGAAATGGAAACTCTTACCAAAGAATTGCAAGATGTGAAatcagaagaagaaagaatgatAAGTGAATTAGAGGCattgagaaaagaagaaattgcaaCTAGAAATGCTATAGCTCaacaagaaagagaaagggaaagattACAAagtgaagaagaaagatattgGAAGGAATATTCAAAACACAAAAGAGATCTTATATTGGCAGAAGATGAATACCGTAG tttgGAATGTCAATTAGCTTATGCTGCTTCACAACTAGAAAGATTGAAGAAAACAAACGTTTTCAATGCTACATTTCATATATGGCATTCAGGACATTTTGGAACTATAAATTCATTCCGGTTAGGCAGATTACCAAGTGCACCAGTGGATTGGAGTGAAATAAATGCTGCTTGGGGACAAACAACTTTACTGTTAACAGCTCTTGCTAGAAAAATGAATCTCACATTTAAACGTTTTCGTCTAGTGCCATTTGGTAATCATAGTTATATCGAAGCTTTAGATCAACACAGAGAACTTCCATTGTATGGAAGTGGaggattcaaatttttatgggATACAAAGTTTGATGCAGCAATGGTAGCATTTCTcgattgtttacaacaattcAAGGAACAGGTAGAAAAAGGAGACAGTGGATTTTGTCTTCCATATAGAATGGATCGtggaaaaatagaagattCTGCAACAggaaattcttattctatcaa aattcaatttaattcagaAGAGCAATGGACCAaggcattaaaatttttgttaactaatttaaaatgGGGTCTTGCTTGGGTTAGCTCCCAGTTTACAAAAGATGAGGCtgaacattaa
- the LOC408833 gene encoding uridine diphosphate glucose pyrophosphatase, whose amino-acid sequence MDIKTQEKQNESIRKKMLDVQELRIAKCPSNSPWIRPVRIYFKQNGEHKDWDVVKAHDGVNIIIFNVSRKKLVFVRQYRPAYFYTFIPEKYGSVDLKQYPPSLGLTLELCAGIVDKNKPLVEIAKDELREECGYEAPLEAFKYIITCRYVSTLVCKQTLFYVEVTDEMHTHPGGGSAAEGELIEIVELSIPEVKEYINSEEVQSPPCLLYGITWFLANKPEYCS is encoded by the exons ATGGATATCAAGACACAAGAAAAGCAAAATGaaagtataagaaaaaaaatgctcGATGTGCAAGAATTGCGTATTGCAAAATGTCCGTCAAATTCACCATGGATCAGACCGGTtaggatatattttaaacaaaatggcGAACATAAAGATTGGGATGTGGTAAAAGCACATGATGgtgtcaatataattattttcaacgtcAGCCGAAAAAAACTCGTATTTGTTCGTCAATATCGTCCagcatatttttatacatttataccgGAGAAATATGGCTCGGTAGATCTTAAACAATATCCACCATCATTGGGTTTAACCTTGGAACTTTGCGCCGGTATCGTGGATAAGAATAAACCACTTGTCGAGATTGCAAAAGATGAACTACGAGAAGAATGCGGATATGAAGCACCATTGGAAgcctttaaatatatcattacttGCAG GTATGTTTCCACTTTGGTCTGCAAGCAGACACTTTTCTATGTAGAAGTTACAGATGAAATGCATACTCATCCTG GAGGAGGTTCTGCAGCTGAAGGAGAACTGATCGAAATAGTGGAATTAAGCATTCCAGAAGTAAAAGAATACATCAATTCTGAAGAAGTACAAAGTCCACCATGTTTACTATATGGTATAACTTGGTTTTTAGCTAATAAACCTGAATATTGttcttaa